CTGTCAATTACGGTTATGGACTATGGCTCCCGAGTATCGCCGGAGATGGGCTAAAAGACAACTTACAGGAGGGATTTGACGATGAAACGCAGTGCTTTTTCGGTTTTGGCCCTGGCGGGGCTTCTGATGATCGCCACGGCGTCCGTGGCGATCGCCCAGGATACCCTTACGGTGGCTATGGCTCAGGACGCCAAGACGCTCGATCCTCACGGATCCAACGACCTGGCCTCCAACACCGTGATGAACCAGATCTATCAGAACCTTCTCATGCTCGACTCCGAGGGCCAGCTGGTTCCCCAGCTGGCGGAGAGCTACGAGCAGCTCGACGGCAGGACCTACCGGTTCAAGCTGAGAAAGGGTGTGCTGTTTCACAACGGCGAGGAGCTGAAGGCTTCCGACGTGGTCTATTCCTTTAAGAGGGCCATCTCTCCCAAGGGATCGGCGGTCAGCACCTACGCGTCTGCCATAGATCCCGAGGGATTCGAGACCCCCGACGACTACACGGTGATCATACGCACCAAGGAGGAGAACACCCCCTTCGTGGCGTCCCTGTCCCACGTGGGATTCGGCTGCATCATAAACGAGAAGGCCACGGAGGAGGCCGGCGACGACTACGGTCAGCATCCGGTGGGTACCGGCCCCTATCGTTTCGTGAGCTGGGCCAAGGGAGATCGGATCGTCCTGGAGAGGTTCGATAAGTTCTCCGGTCCCGCCCCTGTGGCCGAGACGATGGTGATTCGCCCCATAACCGAGGCCACCACCAGGACCATCGAGCTGGAGACCGGAGCGGTGGACATCGCCCTGGACATAACCCCCAACGATATGAAGAGGGTGGAGGAGAACGACGACCTCCGGCTTCTCCGCAAGGTCGGCAACATGACCAGCTACATCGGGATCAACACCGCCAAGGCTCCCTTCGACGATATCAGGGTTCGCAGGGCCATAAGTCTGGCGATAGACGCGGAGGGGATCTGCGACGTGGTCTTCCAGGGGGTCGGCAGTCTTCCCAATAGCCCCATGTCTCCCGGAGTGATGTATTACGACGACGGTCAGAAGGCCCAGGGCTACGACGTGGAGGCGGCCAAGAAGCTTCTCGATGAGGCCGGAGCCACTGGAATGAAGATACAGATCTGGACCAGCGACAGGAAGGACAGAGTCGACACCGCCACCTTCGCCCAGGCGATGCTTCTCGAGGTCGGAATAGAGGCGGAGATAAAGGTCCTCGAGTGGGGGGCCTTCCTGGAGGGACTCAAGGCGGGGCAGCACGATCTCTTCGTCCTGGGGTGGATCCCGTCGGTTCCGGATCCCTCCTTCGCGCTTGACGCCTGTTTCACCAGCGGCTCGGTGTGGAACTTCTCCAGGGTTTCCGATCCCTCAATCGACGAGCTGCTCAAGAAGGGCAAGACGATCCCCAACGGGGAGGAGCGTGCGTCGGTCTACGGGGAGCTTTAGTCCAAGATCAACGACTGCCTTCCCTGGGTCTACACCCAGAACAACGAGTTCCTGATAGGAACGGGAAAATCGGTCAAGGATTTCGAGCCCTCGTCCAACGGGGTGCATCACCTCTACGAGGTCGCCTTCGAGGAGTAAATAGCTACGATTCGGGACCTGCCGGAGGCTAAGCCGTCGGCAGGTCCTCTTAGAGAGAGGGGTTAAGGGATGATCAAATACGTGGCGAGAAGGGTGTTGGCCCTGGTTCCCGTCCTTTTCGGGGTGGCCTTCATAGTTTTCACTTTGCTCTACACGACTCCGGGCGATCCGGCCAAGTTGGCCTTGGGGCAGCAGGCCACGGACGAGGCCCTTCAGGAGTTCAGGGATAGTAACGGTTTGGACGATCCCTTTCTGGTGCAGTTCGGACGGTATATATCGAACGCGGTGTTCCGGGGGGACATCGGCCGTTCCTACGTTACTAAGAGGCCGGTCAGCTCGGAGATAATGGATACCTTCAAGGTGACCCTCAGGCTGGCGGTGTTCTCCATGGCAATATCCATCGTGCTGGGCATTCCCTTCGGCATCATATCCGCTATAAAACAGTACTCCATATTCGATTCGGTCACGATGGTGCTGGCTCTGGTCGGCATATCCATGCCGGTGTTCTGGCTGGGGCTGCTGCTGATACTGCTTTTCTCCGTCCATCTGGGATGGTTTCCCTCTTCCGGGATGGGCTCCTTCGCCGCCATGGTGCTGCCCTCTCTGTCCCTGTCGGCCCAGGGGGTGGCCATAATCACCAGGATGACCCGTTCCAGCATGCTCGAGGTGGTCCGCCAGGACTACATAAGGACCGCTCGGGCCAAGGGGCAGAAGGAGTCTGTCGTCATATGGCGTCACGCCCTGCCCAACGCCCTCATTCCTGTGGTCACGGTGATAGGCATTCACTTCGGCTATCTGCTGGGTGGAGCGGTTCTTACCGAGTCGGTCTTCTCGATCCCCGGGGTGGGGCGGCTGATGGTGGAGGCCATAAAGATGAGAGACTATCCTATAGTCCAGGGCGGGGTCCTCTACATAGCCATAGCCTACAGCCTGGTAAATCTCCTGGTGGATCTCCTCTACGGCTGGATCGACCCCAGGATAAAGGCTCAGTATCGTTAGGAGGGACCGTCTATGAATTCTAGAAAAAAGGGCAAGGGCGGAGACGTCTTCCTCCGACTCAGGAGAAACAGGCTGGCCATGATAGGCCTGGCCATAGTGGTGATACTGATACTGGTGGCGGTTTTCGCCGACTTCATAGCTCCCTACGGCTACGCCAAGCAGAATATCCGTGAGACCCTTCAGTCTCCGTCCATGAAACACCTGTGCGGAACCGATCAGTTCGGCAGGGATATATTCAGCCGGATAATCTACGGAAGCCGGATCTCCCTGAAGGTGGGCTTCATAGCCGTCTCCATCGCCATGGTGACCGGTGGGCTGCTGGGCGCCGTCTCGGGATATTACGGCGGGAAACTGGACAACCTTATAATGAGGGTGATGGACGTGCTCCTGTCGATCCCCCAGATACTCCTGGCCATCGCCATAGCGGCGTCTCTCGGACCGGGCTTGTTCAACCTCATGATAGCGGTTGGAATATCGTCCATACCGGGCTACGCCAGGATAGTCAGAGGCTCGGTCCTCTCCATAAGAAACCAGGAGTTCGTAGAGGCCGCCAGGGCCATGGGGTCCGGGGATCTCAGGATAATACTGAGGCACATACTGCCCAACTGCATGGCTCCTGTCATAGTCCAGGCCACCCTGGGGGTAGCCTTCGCCATCCTCACCGCCGCGGGGCTGAGCTTCATAGGTCTGGGCATACAGCCTCCCTCCCCCGAGTGGGGCGCCATGCTTTCCGGAGGACGGGTCTATATAAGGGATCACTCCTACATGACCTTCTTTCCCGGTCTGGCCATCATGGTAACCATATTGGCGCTCAATTTCTTGGGCGACGGCCTCCGGGACGCACTTGATCCCAAGCTGAAGAGGTAGGGGGAGATGGATATGAAGCAGGAGCTTTTGCTCGACATAAAGGGGCTGACCGTCCGCTACCATACCGACAGCGGAGTGGTCCAGGCGGTCGATAAGCTCGATCTGAAGCTGGCCCCGGGCGAGTCGCTGGGCTTCGTGGGGGAGACCGGCGCCGGAAAGACCACCACGGCCCTGTCGGTGATGCAGCTGATACAGAGCCCTCCGGGGGAGATAGTGGAGGGGTCCATTTCCTTTCAGGGAAGGGATATGCTGTCTCTGAGCGAGTCGGAGAAGAGGATCGTTCGAGGCGGCAGGATAGCTATGATATTCCAGGATCCCATGACTTCTCTGAACCCGGTTATGCCGGTGGACCGTCAGATAATGGAGATGGTCCAGCTTCACGGCGACATGGACGAGAAGAGGGCCCACAAAAGGGCCCTGGAGATGCTGGAACTGGTCGGTATCCGTCCTGAGAGGGCGGGAGACTATCCCCATCAGTTTTCCGGAGGCATGAGGCAGAGGGTAGTCATCGCCATAGCACTGGCCTGCGATCCGGCTCTTCTGATAGCCGACGAGCCCACCACGGCCCTGGACGTGACCATACAGGCCCAGGTGCTGGAGCTGATGAAGGACCTGAAGAGGAAGTTCAACACGGCCCTGATGCTGATAACCCACGACCTCGGCGTTGTCGCCGAGATCTGCGACAAGGTCGCCATAATGTACGCCGGGTCCGTGGTGGAGTACGGCGACACCGACTCTCTCTACGAACACAGGATGCATCCCTACACGGAGGGGCTTTTCAACTCCATCCCGGACGTGGACGCCCCCCGTTCCCGGTTGCAGGTCATACAGGGGCTCACCCCGGATCCTACCGACCTGCCCAGGGGATGCCGGTTCCACCCCCGTTGTCCCTACGCCCTGCCGTCCTGTTCGGAGGCTCGGCCGGAGATGGCGGAGTGGCGTCCCGGCCATTTCGTGGCCTGTCCCGTCCGTTGCGGCGGCCTTTCCTGAGGAGGTCTGACAGATGGTAAAAGAGAGAGAGGCCCTGATAGAGGTCAAGGGCCTGACCAAGTATTTCGATACCCCTCGGGGAAAGCTTCACGCGGTGGACGGACTGGGCTTTTCCATAGCCTCGGGAGAGACCCTGGGACTGGTGGGAGAGTCGGGATGCGGCAAGTCCACCACGGGGAGGGTCCTGATAAGGCTTCTGGAGGCCACGGGAGGCGAGGTCCTGTATCGGGGGGAGGACGTGCTTTCCTCCGGCGGATCCAGGATGAAGGCCCTGAGAAGACAGATGCAGATAGTGTTTCAGGATCCCTATTCGTCTCTGAACCCCCGGATGACGGTGTCGGAGCTCATAGCCGAGCCCCTGGTGGTAAACGGGGCCGGGATGGGCGGCAGGGCCAGGCGGGCCAGGGTGTCCGAGCTGATGGACACGGTGGGCCTGGCGGAGAGGCTGACCGATTCCTATCCCCACGAGCTGGACGGAGGCAGACGTCAGAGGATAGGCATAGCCCGAGCCCTGGCGCTGGAGCCGGAGTTCATAGTTCTGGACGAGCCGGTATCGGCGCTGGACGTGTGCATCCAGGCCCAGATACTGAACCTGTTGGACGATCTTCAGAGGGAGGCGGGATATACCTATCTGTTCATCTCCCACGACCTATCGGTGGTCAAGCACGTGTCGGACCGCATCGCCGTCATGTATCTGGGCAAGATGGTGGAGCTCACCGACTCGGAGAGGGTTTTCTCCGATCCCCTGCACCCCTACACCAGGGCGCTGCTGTCGGCCATACCGATAGCCAAGAGGGGCGTCGAGAGAAACAGGATAATTCTGGAGGGAGACGTCCCCAGTCCGATCGATCCCCCCGAGGGCTGTCGCTTCGCCGGAAGGTGTCCCTACCGCAGGGACCTCTGCACCGAGGCGACCCCGGAACTGAGGGAGATATCGCCGGGACATTCCGTGGCCTGTCACTTCGCGGGAGAGCTGGATTTCGGGGAGGCGGCGTCTTGAGGGGGGATCTCCTTAACCGAGCAGTGGAGCTTAGCCCCTGGCTGGTGGAGCTCCGCAGGGATTTTCACCGTCATCCCGAGCTGGCCTTTCAGGAGTTCAGGACCTCCGCCAAGGTGGCCGAGGTGCTGGCGTCGCTGGACATTCCCTTCGAGACCGGCATAGCCGAGACCGGTGTGGTGGCCAGACTCGGAGGGGCCGGCCCCTCGGTGGCTCTGAGGGCGGATATGGACGCCCTTCCCCTGACCGAGTGCGAGGGCCGGGAGTACCGTTCCGCCGTGGAGGGAGTGATGCACGGCTGCGGTCACGACGCCCACACCGCCATTCTCCTCGGGGTGGCACGACTGCTGTCCGGGATGGAGCTTCCCGGGCCGATCGTCCTGATCTTCCAGCCCGCAGAGGAGATCGCGGGAGGCGGGGCGGCGGTGGTCCGATCCGGGGTTTTGGAGCGAAACGAGGTCAAGGCCGTCTTCGGCCTCCACGTCACAGTTCCTCTGGAGGTGGGGACCATAGGGGTGAACAGGGAGAGGTGCTGCGCCTCGGTGGACAACTTCCGGGCGGTGATCCGTGGAAAGAAGGCCCACGGAGCCTATCCCCATCTGGGAAGGGACGCCGTGGTGATGGCGGGCCAGGCATTGGTACAGCTTCAGTCGCTGGTCTCCAGGGAGATCGATCCTCTGGAGGGTGCGGTGGTGACCGTCGGATCGGTCCACGGGGGAACGGCGCCCAACATAATAGCCGACGAGGTGGTCATGGAGGGAACGGTCCGTTCCTACCTTCCGGAGCAGAGAGGATATCTGACCGACCGGGTTAAGGAGATAATCTCCTCCGTCGCCTCCGCCGGAGGAGGTTCGGCGGAGGTCGCGGTGAAGAGGGGATCCCCCGCCGTGGTCAACGACCCCGCCATGGCCGATATGGTTCTGTCCGTCGGGAGGGATTTTCTGGGGTTCGAGTCCGCCTCTTTTCTGGACCGCCCCACCATGGGAGGGGAGGATTTCTCCTATCTTTCCGAGGCCGTGCCGGGAGCCTTCTTCCGTCTGGGGTCGGGCAACGAGGAGAGGGGCATCGTCCATCCCGCCCACACCTCCGATTTCGACGTGGACGAGGGGTGCCTTCCGGTGGGAGCCGCCATGATGGCGGAGCTGGCGCTGAGGTGGCACGAGGAAGGCCGGGGCCGTGGATAGCGGCGTTTCAGGGCCGTTTTCCTGGTCCGTAGGGGTTCCTCTGGGCACCAACCGCCTGTATCTGAAAAAGGCCGCCGTCTTTTCCGCGGTCCTCATGGCCTGCGTCGTCGGGGTAACCCTGGCGACACAGGCCTTTTTCGGATCGTCCCTCGAGGCAGAGCATCTCGTGGCCGCGCTGGATCTGGGGATGAGGTCCGTCGGCCTGGTCGCCCTGCTGTGGGCTCTGGTGGTCTTCGGGGTCCTGGACAACAGGCTCCTGATGAGATACAGGATAGGTCCGGAGGGAGTTCGCTGTGATACCGTCAGGATAAAGAGGGGCGACTGGCGATCCCATCGTATATCCTTCCGTCCCTTCGAGGCTCCCGATTCCTGTCGGGAGGTACGGAGTTCGTCCAGGCTCATAAACTGGTGCGATCTGTCCTCCGCAAAGGGTCTGGAGGACATGAACACTGTGGTTTTGAGAAGAGGCGGCTGGACCGTAGCCTATCTGTTCTGTCCCGACCGGGACACCTACCTCAAGGTGCTGGGGTACTCGAAAGGACACCTCTAAAAACGCCGGTCCTCGGAGAGGTCGTTCCGACGGAGCCTGTTCGAGCCCGTATTTCCGACCGGCCGTCGTGTAGTACGGATGGGGCGACAGGACGTCGCCCCAAGCCGAGGGGGCACAGGACGTGCCCTCCGAGGCGATTCGTACGAAACAGGCCGATCGGAAATACGTTTGGGCGAGACAGGGCGGAGTCGGAACGACCTCTTCGAGGAGACTTTGACGTGATTTTAAAGATGTCTCAAGGGGTGTCCTGAAGTGTTAGAATCGTGGCATGACAGGGCTTCGAGAAGAAGCTTCAGAAAGGGGATCTTACCATGATAGGAGATCTGCTGGTCCGGGGCGGAACGGTCTGGACCGTGACGGACGGCGTAAAGGATAACTGTGACGTCCTGGTTTCGAAGGGGCGGATCGCTCGGGTCTCTCCGGACATAGACGTTCCCGAAGGGGCCGATGTGCTGGAGGCCCGGGGCAGAATAGTCACTCCCGGACTGATAGACTGCCACTGCCATCTTGGGCTGTGGGAGGAGGGATATCCGCCGGAGGAGGCGGGAGGCAACGAGAAGACCGACTCCCTCACCCCTCACCTTAGGGCCCTGGACGGCTTCGACCCGGAGGACACGTCCTTTCTGGACGCCAGAAGGGCGGGCATAACCACCGTACAGATCCTTCCGGGCAGCGCCAACGTGGTAGGAGGGGTCGGGGCGGTATTGAAGACCTGGGGCGGTTACGCCGACGAGATGGTGAGGCTTCATCCGTCGGGGATGAAGGCCGCCTTCGGCGAGAACCCCAAGAATCTTCACAAAGACAGAGGCGGCATGCCCACCACCAGGATGGCTGTAGCTGCCATGCTTCGATCCGCACTGGTCGACGGGCTGAACTACGGCAGGAAGCTGGAGAAGGACCCCGATTCCCCGAGGGATCTCCGCCTCGAGGGGCTGTTGTCGGTGCTTCGAAGGGAGATCCCCCTCAGGATCCACGCCCACAGGGCGGACGACATAATGTCCGCCGTCAGGGTCGCCGAGGAGTTCGACCTGGACTACTCCATAGAGCACTGCACCGAGGGGCACAAGGTGGCCTCGGTCCTCGGAGAGAAGAGGGTGATGGCGGCCTTCGGCCCCTTCATGATATTCAAGTCCAAGCTCGAGCTGAAGGACTGCGCCGCGTCCAACGTGGTCTCCCTTTACAGGGCGGGGGCCCATGTCTCCCTCATAACCGACTATCCCATGATCCCGGTCAGCTGTCTTATGGTACAGGCCGCACAGATCGTCAGGGAGGGGCTCTCCAGGGAGGAGGTCTTCCGTTTCGTGACTATGAATCCGGCTGAGCATCTCGGCCTGGCCGACGATCTGGGATCCATAGAAAAGGGCAAGATAGGCGACCTCGTGATCTGGGACGGCGATCCCTTCGACGGGACCCGTTCTCCCGACGTAACCGTAATAGACGGAGAGGTCGTGTTCCGGAAAGATGGTCGATAATAACAGATGCCGTCAGGCTACCGTGGCTTCCTGGGTAGGCCTGACGGTGGACTGTGTCCTAACCATAGGCAAGATATCGGCCGGAATTCTGGGAAACAGCGCCGCCATGGTCGCGGACGGCGCTCACTCTCTTTCCGACGTGGTCACCGACGTCGTGGCCATCCTGGGCTTTCGGATGGTGGCGCAGCCGGCGGACTCGTCCCACCGCTACGGTCACGGCAAGTTCGAGACCCTGTGTTCCGCCTTCGTAGGTGTGGCCCTTATAGGGGCCGGACTGGGGATCCTGTGGGGCGCCGGTTGCCGCATAGCCGAGGCCTTCGACGGGGTGACGCCGGAGGCCCCGGGCGAGATAGCCCTATGGGCGGCGGGGCTTTCCGTGATAGTGAAGGAGATACTGTATCGGTACACCGTGGCGGCGGCCCTGCGTCTGAACAGCCCGGCCCTGAAGGCCAACGCCTGGCATCACAGGTCCGACGCCCTGTCGTCCGTGGGAGCCTTCCTCGGAATAGGCGGAGCCATGGCCCTTGGAGGATGGGGAAGACTCTTGGATCCCGTTGCAGGGGTGGCGGTTAGCCTGATAGTCGTCAAGGTGGGGCTATCCATATCCTACGACGCGATCAACGAGCTGACCGAGGCCGCCCTTCCGGAGGACGTCTCACGGGATATAGTGCTCTGCGGAGAGTCCGTCCCGGGAGTCAGAGACCTCCACCGCCTCAGGACCAGGAGGGTCGGAGCCGTCGTCGCCATGGATTTCCACCTGCTGGTGGATCCGGACATAACGGTCCGAGAGGGCCACGACATCGCAACGGCGGTGGAGGACGCCATAAGGTTGAAGATGGGTCGGGACACGATGATATCGGTTCACGTGGAGCCCGACGACGGATAGGATCACCGACCGTCGGCCTATCTCTTTACGATGGAGACCCTACACCTCTTTATGACGTGGTCCGGCAGGGCGGCTATCCTGGCGGCGTCGGCCTCGCTGACCACTATGTCCACGTTCTGAGGGGCCTTTACCCTGAGGGGCTTGATCGTTATCGGGCTGTCCGAGACCCTGGGCTGCCCCTTGGCCCAGTTCATGTTGCTCTGATAATCGCAGAGCCCCGAGGCCAGAAAGCGCTCCATGTCCACCAGGTCGAAACCGTACACCTCCTTGCCCGACGGCGACAGTATCCGGAACGTCACGGAGGGGATCAAGGGCAGGTTTCGGCAGTCCAGCACCAGACCGGTCCCCCCGCTTCTGACCTTGGGACGGGGCTGGGGTTTGGGGGCCTTCTTCTGTCTCTTCTCCTCCGCCGCCTTCTCCTGTATCACCGGCAGGGCTGCGGTCCGTATCTCCTTCAGAGAGACCCTTCCCGTAACGGTGTATATCTCGCCGTCCCATTCCGAGTCCGTGACCGCAACGTTCTTTATGAACCCAGTTACGGAGGAGACGACCCTGTCGTCGGCCATGAAGTTCTCCATGGTGGTCTCCGAGCTTATCCTGACTCCCTTCACGAACTCGAGCATGTTTCTCTGAAGGTCCACTATCGCGCCCCTCTTGGCGAGGAGCTTGCCCTGGGCCGATCCCTCCTTGCCGGTCGGGACCACTGCCTGTCCTATGGCCTCCACGTAGTCCCCGCTCCAGTCAAGGGTCGCGTTGTGTCCCTGTTGAACTATCGGTTCCCGTGCCGCCGCCGCCGAGGTTATGACGGCTAGGACCATGGCGACCAGCATAATCCTTCTGATCATGACAGATACCTCCTTTTCCCTTATCGTTCTCGATTTTCTCCGATACCCCTCGTTACAAGTGTAGACTCGTCTGAAGATAGAGGCAAGTATATGTTTTCCTTGCCCTTTTTACGCTCTGTGATATGCTGAAAGAAAACCGTTTTTCCACGGGAGGTGGTTTCATGGCCAGAACATGGGGACGTAGATTTTCGGTGGTCCTGGTCGCCTTTATCCTCTCTCTGACGTGCTCCTCTTTCGTCCATGCGGCCCTTCCCAAAAACGGGAGGGTCGCCGTGGTCTTAAGGGGAAGCGGAGGTCTGGGAAGGGCCGATCTTACCGCGGCTGGTGCGGCGGTGATAAGGGAGCTGGTCCGTCGAGGGTACCCTGTGGTGGACAAGGATCGTCTGGATGCCCTGGAGCGCAGCGAGGCGGCGAGGCTGGCCCTGGAGGGAGACGTGGAGGCCATCATGGCCCTGGCGAGAAAATACGGGGTCAGCTATTACGTCAGAGGTACTGCCGAGGGACATAAGCCGGTGGTGAACGAGTTCGGTCTGTACACCGGCACGGTGACCATATCCCTCCAGGCCTACAGGGCCAGGGACGGCAAGTATCTCTTCTCCGACAGCATAGTGGGCAAGGAGGTCGGCTACACGGCTCAGGAGGCGTCCTCCAAGGCGCTCATAGCTGCTTCCGGAAGGATGGCCGCCGCTCTCGGGGACGGAGAGCCCGTCACGGAGGTCAAGCCGGAGGTAAAGGGAAAAAGCTTCTCGCTGTTCGTCTCGGGATTGGCAGGTCTGGTCGGAGCCGAGTCGTTCAGGCAGGATCTTGAAAAGATCCCCGGAGTCCTGTCCGCCTCCCTGGGCTCGGGGCTCGGGACGGCGTCCTTCACGGTGGAGTACGCAGGAGACGTCGGATCTCTGGCGGACAGACTGGTATCGTCGTTTCAGGGACTGGTGGTGGATTCCAAGACTCCCGGTTCCCTGAGGTTGAGTTTCGAGTGAGGAACAGGAGGGAATTCCATGAGAAGAGGAGTCGTCTTAGCTTTGACCGTCGCGTCGTTTTTGTCCCTGGCCGTCTCGGCCTTCGGGGAGGTCCAGCTTTTCGTGACCAAGAACACCGTTAAGCTGTACGATCCGGGGCTGGGAGAGCACTCGGTGTTGAACGATTTTTCCGTGGCGGGCTGGAAGACCCACAACGATCTGGCGGTAGTCTGGAGCGATAGGGAGGTTCTGGCCTACGACATAAAGACCCATCAGTGGATACCTCTGGACGGCTTTTCCGCTACCTCCGCCCTCCTGACCGACGGCTTCGCGGTGGTCTGGCAGTCAAGAGGCGTCGC
This is a stretch of genomic DNA from Dethiosulfovibrio faecalis. It encodes these proteins:
- a CDS encoding ABC transporter ATP-binding protein; the encoded protein is MVKEREALIEVKGLTKYFDTPRGKLHAVDGLGFSIASGETLGLVGESGCGKSTTGRVLIRLLEATGGEVLYRGEDVLSSGGSRMKALRRQMQIVFQDPYSSLNPRMTVSELIAEPLVVNGAGMGGRARRARVSELMDTVGLAERLTDSYPHELDGGRRQRIGIARALALEPEFIVLDEPVSALDVCIQAQILNLLDDLQREAGYTYLFISHDLSVVKHVSDRIAVMYLGKMVELTDSERVFSDPLHPYTRALLSAIPIAKRGVERNRIILEGDVPSPIDPPEGCRFAGRCPYRRDLCTEATPELREISPGHSVACHFAGELDFGEAAS
- the nikB gene encoding nickel ABC transporter permease; translated protein: MIKYVARRVLALVPVLFGVAFIVFTLLYTTPGDPAKLALGQQATDEALQEFRDSNGLDDPFLVQFGRYISNAVFRGDIGRSYVTKRPVSSEIMDTFKVTLRLAVFSMAISIVLGIPFGIISAIKQYSIFDSVTMVLALVGISMPVFWLGLLLILLFSVHLGWFPSSGMGSFAAMVLPSLSLSAQGVAIITRMTRSSMLEVVRQDYIRTARAKGQKESVVIWRHALPNALIPVVTVIGIHFGYLLGGAVLTESVFSIPGVGRLMVEAIKMRDYPIVQGGVLYIAIAYSLVNLLVDLLYGWIDPRIKAQYR
- a CDS encoding ABC transporter ATP-binding protein, producing the protein MKQELLLDIKGLTVRYHTDSGVVQAVDKLDLKLAPGESLGFVGETGAGKTTTALSVMQLIQSPPGEIVEGSISFQGRDMLSLSESEKRIVRGGRIAMIFQDPMTSLNPVMPVDRQIMEMVQLHGDMDEKRAHKRALEMLELVGIRPERAGDYPHQFSGGMRQRVVIAIALACDPALLIADEPTTALDVTIQAQVLELMKDLKRKFNTALMLITHDLGVVAEICDKVAIMYAGSVVEYGDTDSLYEHRMHPYTEGLFNSIPDVDAPRSRLQVIQGLTPDPTDLPRGCRFHPRCPYALPSCSEARPEMAEWRPGHFVACPVRCGGLS
- a CDS encoding amidohydrolase; protein product: MIGDLLVRGGTVWTVTDGVKDNCDVLVSKGRIARVSPDIDVPEGADVLEARGRIVTPGLIDCHCHLGLWEEGYPPEEAGGNEKTDSLTPHLRALDGFDPEDTSFLDARRAGITTVQILPGSANVVGGVGAVLKTWGGYADEMVRLHPSGMKAAFGENPKNLHKDRGGMPTTRMAVAAMLRSALVDGLNYGRKLEKDPDSPRDLRLEGLLSVLRREIPLRIHAHRADDIMSAVRVAEEFDLDYSIEHCTEGHKVASVLGEKRVMAAFGPFMIFKSKLELKDCAASNVVSLYRAGAHVSLITDYPMIPVSCLMVQAAQIVREGLSREEVFRFVTMNPAEHLGLADDLGSIEKGKIGDLVIWDGDPFDGTRSPDVTVIDGEVVFRKDGR
- a CDS encoding M20 metallopeptidase family protein produces the protein MRGDLLNRAVELSPWLVELRRDFHRHPELAFQEFRTSAKVAEVLASLDIPFETGIAETGVVARLGGAGPSVALRADMDALPLTECEGREYRSAVEGVMHGCGHDAHTAILLGVARLLSGMELPGPIVLIFQPAEEIAGGGAAVVRSGVLERNEVKAVFGLHVTVPLEVGTIGVNRERCCASVDNFRAVIRGKKAHGAYPHLGRDAVVMAGQALVQLQSLVSREIDPLEGAVVTVGSVHGGTAPNIIADEVVMEGTVRSYLPEQRGYLTDRVKEIISSVASAGGGSAEVAVKRGSPAVVNDPAMADMVLSVGRDFLGFESASFLDRPTMGGEDFSYLSEAVPGAFFRLGSGNEERGIVHPAHTSDFDVDEGCLPVGAAMMAELALRWHEEGRGRG
- a CDS encoding ABC transporter permease, whose amino-acid sequence is MNSRKKGKGGDVFLRLRRNRLAMIGLAIVVILILVAVFADFIAPYGYAKQNIRETLQSPSMKHLCGTDQFGRDIFSRIIYGSRISLKVGFIAVSIAMVTGGLLGAVSGYYGGKLDNLIMRVMDVLLSIPQILLAIAIAASLGPGLFNLMIAVGISSIPGYARIVRGSVLSIRNQEFVEAARAMGSGDLRIILRHILPNCMAPVIVQATLGVAFAILTAAGLSFIGLGIQPPSPEWGAMLSGGRVYIRDHSYMTFFPGLAIMVTILALNFLGDGLRDALDPKLKR
- a CDS encoding cation diffusion facilitator family transporter yields the protein MVDNNRCRQATVASWVGLTVDCVLTIGKISAGILGNSAAMVADGAHSLSDVVTDVVAILGFRMVAQPADSSHRYGHGKFETLCSAFVGVALIGAGLGILWGAGCRIAEAFDGVTPEAPGEIALWAAGLSVIVKEILYRYTVAAALRLNSPALKANAWHHRSDALSSVGAFLGIGGAMALGGWGRLLDPVAGVAVSLIVVKVGLSISYDAINELTEAALPEDVSRDIVLCGESVPGVRDLHRLRTRRVGAVVAMDFHLLVDPDITVREGHDIATAVEDAIRLKMGRDTMISVHVEPDDG
- a CDS encoding ABC transporter substrate-binding protein; the encoded protein is MKRSAFSVLALAGLLMIATASVAIAQDTLTVAMAQDAKTLDPHGSNDLASNTVMNQIYQNLLMLDSEGQLVPQLAESYEQLDGRTYRFKLRKGVLFHNGEELKASDVVYSFKRAISPKGSAVSTYASAIDPEGFETPDDYTVIIRTKEENTPFVASLSHVGFGCIINEKATEEAGDDYGQHPVGTGPYRFVSWAKGDRIVLERFDKFSGPAPVAETMVIRPITEATTRTIELETGAVDIALDITPNDMKRVEENDDLRLLRKVGNMTSYIGINTAKAPFDDIRVRRAISLAIDAEGICDVVFQGVGSLPNSPMSPGVMYYDDGQKAQGYDVEAAKKLLDEAGATGMKIQIWTSDRKDRVDTATFAQAMLLEVGIEAEIKVLEWGAFLEGLKAGQHDLFVLGWIPSVPDPSFALDACFTSGSVWNFSRVSDPSIDELLKKGKTIPNGEERASVYGEL